The following DNA comes from Mucisphaera calidilacus.
CCCGACCTTCGGCCCGATCCTCACGCTGCACCGTGAGAGGCAAGGGGCGCGAAGTCAAAGCCGTCATCACCGACTTCTCCGACACCGGGCTGGGCGTCCGGCTCCAACCCGAGAAGGCTCTGCACGTGGGCGACATCATTCAGGTCGCAGCACGCCCGCGAGACCTGCCCACCAAGGCACGCATCGTAAGGATCCACACGACGGCGCAGGACGACCCACGACAGGCCATCATCGGATGCTCGTGGGCAAGCTCGAATGATCGACGTCAGCGACGTATGCACGGGCGGATGCGCCCCTGCCACGCCTGAAGAACACCATCAATCCCGCACACAACAGAGAGGAACCACCATGAAAGACTATCTCCAGGATACGCGTCGCAGCACGCGGAAACGCAAGTCGTCCGCACTCTTCTGGAAGACGGCCGGCAGCAGCCGTGACTTCGACATGGCCTGGTTGCTCGAAGCCTCCGAAGTGGGCTGCGCCTTTGCCTGGCGAGGCGACGACCCGCCCAAACGCGGGGAAAGGCTCCAGCTTCGTGTCGACTGTCTGGGCACCATCGACCAGCCGTCCGAAGCCATCGTCCGACGCGCCACCACCGTCCACGACGACCTGACCGTGGTGAGCGTGGAGTTCCACAAGCACCTGCCCACAGCGCTGGCCAGTGTGAGGACCGATATCCGCATCGAGGCAACAAGCCCCGAAAAAGTCAGGCTAGCTGCCTAAATCTCTGAATCAACCAATTCGCGTAGGTCAACTCGCGACACGGACGCTTTGTTGCCGATGACGTAACGGTCGTTGCTTAGGGGCAATGGAGCAGCGTGATGAACCGCATCGCAACCCAGAACAGCGAGCCGTGCAGGCTACGCATGGCGCAGTACGAAGAAGACTGGATCGCCGCCGATCAGCACGCCTGCGATGCTCTGCTGCGCCTCGCACATCGACACTTCAAAGCACCCGCTGCTCTGATGATCGATTCCGGGCAGGGCGGTCAGAATCTGGCAGCCAGTGAAGGCATCGATCTCAGCAATCCGGAACGCGAACGCGCCTTCTGTGAGTTGATGTCCCAGGCCGCCGAACTCACGGTGATCCCCGACGCCACGCAGGATCCGCGAACCGCCTCCAACCCGCTCGTCGCCGCAGACCCCGGGGTCCGCTTCTACACCGGCATCAGTCTCCGACTCGATCACCCTCCAACCACTGGAACGCTCTGCATCCTCGACACACGGACCCGGCCATGGACCGACGACGACGAAGCCGCACTCGCCGACTTCGCAGGGCTGGCCGCCGAACACATCAACCGGATTCGTGAGGCCGAACGCCTGCACGATCAGAGCAGCAACCTCCGCGCGATCATCGACACCGTCCCGACGCGTATCTACCTCAAAGACCTAAACAACACGATCATCGACCTGAATATCGCGGCCGCAACAGATCTCAAACACGATCGATCCGAAATCATCGGTCGCAACGTCAGGGAACTCTTCGCCGCCTCCGAAGAGCCCTCGGCTCTCACCGACGACCAATACGTACTCAATAGCGGCCAACCTCAGGTTGGCCTTGAAGAAGTCCGCGATGGAGGCCGGGGCGAAACGCAGATCATCCGTACCGACAAGTACCCCATCCTGAACGAAGACGGACGCGTGCACCGCGTCGTGGTCCTGGCCACCGACGTTACCGATCAACGCGACATCGAACGCGAGCTGATGGAAACATCGCAGCGGCTCCAGCTCTCTATGCGTGGGGCCTGCCAGGGTGCCTGGGACCTCAACCTCGAGGACAACTCCGTTGTTTTCAACGACACCTGGTACACGATGCTCGGCTACGAGCCCGAAGAACTGCCGATGGCCTTCGAGACCTGGGAAAAACTCTCCCACCCCGAGGACCTCGCAGAGGCCGTCAGCAGGCTCAAGGCCCACTGCGAGGGCAACACCGAGTACTACGACGCGTCCCTGCGGATGAAAACCAAACCAGGCGACTGGAAGTGGATCCGCACCACCGGACAGGTCGTCCGATGCGACCTCTCAGGCAAACCCACACGCGTCTCCGGCATGCACCTCGACGTCGATATCGCCAAGCGCGCCGAGCTTGAACTCGCCGAGAAAAACCAGCAGCTCGAACTGATCAACGCCGACCTCGAACGCTTCGTCTACTCCGCCTCCCACGACCTCAAATCACCCATCGTCACGATCCTCGGCTACTGCGGCTACATGCTCGAAGACATCGCAGACGGCCGGTACGACGAGGTTACCCGAGAGATCGAACGCGTCAGGCGTGCCGCGACGCGCATGAGAAACCATATCGACGACCTCCTCGCCGTCAGCCGAATCGGTGTCGACAGCGCGATTCTCGAGAAAGTCTCCGTCGCGCAGGTCCTCAACGAGGTCCTCACCGATCACGAGAGCCAGCTCGCCGAGGCCGGCATGACGCTCAAGTCCTACATCGAGGACGAGTTCATCCTCTGCAGCGAGATCCACATCCGGCAGGTCATGGAAAACCTGCTCTCCAACGCCATCCGGCACGGCCGGACAGGCAAGGACGATCAGATCACCTGCTGGATCGAGTCCACGCCCGATGAAGCGATCATCTGTGTGGAGGACCGCGGGCCGGGCGTCGATCCGAAGCACGCGGAACGTATCTTCGGACTCTTCCAGAAACTCACCAACGACGGATCCAGCTCAGGCGTCGGCCTCTCCATCGTGCGCCGCGTCGCCGAGATCTACGGCGGACGCGCCTGGGTCGAGCCAGGGCAGGAGGGCGGTGCTCGCTTCCGTGTCTCCTTCCCAAAGCAGCGCACAGACGCCCGTGATCAGGAGTGATGCATGGACCGACACACGCAGCCGGTCCACTTCCTTCTCGTCGAGGACGATGAAGACCACGCCGACCTCATCGCCCGCGCCATGCGCGACAACCGCCTTTTCAACAAGATCACGCTCGTAACCGATGGGCAGGCCGCCATCGACTTCCTCCACCATAAACCACCCTACGAGGAGGCCGAACGCCCCGACATCATTCTTCTTGATATCCAGCTACCCATCCTCAGCGGCCACGAGGTCCTTGAGGCTATCAAGAGCGACCCCGACACCGCCACCATCCCGGTCGTCATCCTCTCAACCTCCGACAACGAGACCGACAGGCAGCAGGCTTATAAGTCCGGAGCCAACAGCTACCTCGTCAAACCTCTCGACTTCCAGAGCTTTCACCACCTCGTGAAACACCTCAACCTCTACTGGGGCATCCTGAACCAGCCTCCGCGTTAAAACAGGCAAAATCAGCCGCTGTGATGGGGCTGAGCATGCGCGTGAATCAACACGACACGCTAAACTTGTCGAGTCGACAGCACAGTTGTTCTGAGTCCGCACAGATGTTCAAGCACCCCCTCCTTAAAGATGACGGCGCACAGACCGACCGGCAGACGCCTGTCGTCTGGAACACCCCCGAATCCGCCGCGGTCCTCCCCGATCAACCCGACCCCAGGCTGGCAGGTGCGCCAGCCCACGTCGGCCAGCTCTTCGCGACCGCACTCGACGACATCCGCAGCAACTTCATCCAGATCGATGGCCAGAGCTATTTCGGCGCCGGCAAACTCTTCGGGCCCGTTGTCTACACCCGCGATATCGCCTTTTCCGGGCTGCTCGGGCTCAACCGCCTCTATCCCCGGCTCATGGACGCCAGCCTCCGCTACACCCGCGAAGTCCGACGCAACATCGGCTGGAAAGTCCCTCGAAACAA
Coding sequences within:
- a CDS encoding PilZ domain-containing protein, translated to MHTTNQRQSQRTRPSARSSRCTVRGKGREVKAVITDFSDTGLGVRLQPEKALHVGDIIQVAARPRDLPTKARIVRIHTTAQDDPRQAIIGCSWASSNDRRQRRMHGRMRPCHA
- a CDS encoding GAF domain-containing sensor histidine kinase codes for the protein MNRIATQNSEPCRLRMAQYEEDWIAADQHACDALLRLAHRHFKAPAALMIDSGQGGQNLAASEGIDLSNPERERAFCELMSQAAELTVIPDATQDPRTASNPLVAADPGVRFYTGISLRLDHPPTTGTLCILDTRTRPWTDDDEAALADFAGLAAEHINRIREAERLHDQSSNLRAIIDTVPTRIYLKDLNNTIIDLNIAAATDLKHDRSEIIGRNVRELFAASEEPSALTDDQYVLNSGQPQVGLEEVRDGGRGETQIIRTDKYPILNEDGRVHRVVVLATDVTDQRDIERELMETSQRLQLSMRGACQGAWDLNLEDNSVVFNDTWYTMLGYEPEELPMAFETWEKLSHPEDLAEAVSRLKAHCEGNTEYYDASLRMKTKPGDWKWIRTTGQVVRCDLSGKPTRVSGMHLDVDIAKRAELELAEKNQQLELINADLERFVYSASHDLKSPIVTILGYCGYMLEDIADGRYDEVTREIERVRRAATRMRNHIDDLLAVSRIGVDSAILEKVSVAQVLNEVLTDHESQLAEAGMTLKSYIEDEFILCSEIHIRQVMENLLSNAIRHGRTGKDDQITCWIESTPDEAIICVEDRGPGVDPKHAERIFGLFQKLTNDGSSSGVGLSIVRRVAEIYGGRAWVEPGQEGGARFRVSFPKQRTDARDQE
- a CDS encoding response regulator, which translates into the protein MDRHTQPVHFLLVEDDEDHADLIARAMRDNRLFNKITLVTDGQAAIDFLHHKPPYEEAERPDIILLDIQLPILSGHEVLEAIKSDPDTATIPVVILSTSDNETDRQQAYKSGANSYLVKPLDFQSFHHLVKHLNLYWGILNQPPR